The region CAAACATCCAAAAGATAGCGGAATTTGTCTTGAAATTTTAAAAAGCGATCTAAACTTGCCTATTTTGGGAATTTGCCTTGGACATCAGGCGATCGGACTAGTCGGCGGTGCAGTCATAAAGCGTCTTAAAAAGCCGTTTCACGGCAAGACTTCATTTATCGATGTGCTTGAAGAAAGCCCGCTTTTTGAAGGATTGCCGGCCAAATTTGAGGTTATGCGCTACCACTCGCTTTATGTTGATGAATTGCCGTCAAATTTAAAACCGCTTGCGATCAGCGATGATGGGGTAATAATGGCGCTTCGCGAAGTTAATCGCCCGGTTTTTGGCATACAGTTTCACCCTGAAAGCTACTTCACGCAATACGGCAAAAAAATAATCGAAAATTTTCTAAACTTTAAAAGCGAAGCCAAAATACAAGAGAGCGAACCTGCAAATTTCAAGAGGTTTTTAATCAAGCTTCAAGATAACGTCGGGCTTGACGATAGGGATTTTGAGCAAATTTGCGCGCTGATAGCTTCAAAGGATTACGAGATAACGCAGCTTGCAGCGCTTTTAGTGCTAATTAGCGAAAAGAGTCTTTATCCAAAGAGTCTTGCAAGCCTCGTTAAAAACATCTTAAAATACTCCCAAACCTACCGCGACGCTTCGCCTATGATAGATCTGTGCGGAACTGGCGGTGACGGGCTTAAGACGATAAATATCTCAACTGCGGTGTCGTTTATCCTTGCAAGCCTTGGCGTTAAAGTCGCAAAGCACGGCAATAAGGCGATTTCAAGCAGATCTGGCAGCTCGGATGTGCTTGAAGGCATAAATTTAACCATGTCAAATTCACTAAGCACGCTAAGAGAGCTGCTTGATGAGAAAAATTTAGCCTTTTTCCATGCGCCGTTTTTTCATCCGCTAGTTGCCGAGGTCAAAGAAGTGCGAGCACGCCTTGGCATAAGGACGGTGTTTAACGTACTTGGGCCTATGCTAAATCCAAATTTAAGCCTTAAGAACCAACTTGTAGGCGTATATCACAAGCCTGTTTTAAAGCTTTATGCGCAGACTTTAAAGCTACTTGGGCGCGAGCATGCACTGGTGGTGCGCGGCGAGGACGGGCTTGATGAAATAAGTTTATGCGATGAGACAAAGATAATCGAGCTTAAAAACGGCGAAATTTACGAATACTCCGTAACTCCGGAGCAGTTTGGCTTTAAGCGAGCATTTCATAGCGAGATAGAGGGTGGGACTCCCGAAGAAAACGCACAAACTTTGGTTAAAATTTTAAAAGGCGAAGAAAGAGGAGCCAAATTTGACATAGTCGTGCTAAACGCGATGTTTGCGCTTTATACGGCAAATTTTGTCGCAAACCCGATGGACGCAAAGGACGTTATAGTCAAGGCGATTGATAGCGGGCAAGTTTATGAGTATTTTAAAGATTATATCGGGGTAAAATCATGAAAACAGAGCTTAAAATTTGCGGTATCAAAAGCGAAACTGAAGCCAAAAACGTGCTTGAACTCGGAGTAAAATTTATCGGCGTAATCCTTGCAAAAAGCCCAAGGCAAGTAGATATCAAAACCGCTAGGCAAATAGCGAATTTAGCTCATAAATTCGGTGCAAAATGCGTAGGGGTATTTGTCGGTGCAAGCGAGTGCTCTTTAACGTCAAGAGGCGAGCAAAGCAGTTGTGAGATAATGGAAATTTGCGAATTTGCAAGACTTGACGTGGCTCAAATTTACGGAGATATAAGCGAAAATTTATATGCGAATTTAAAGGATCTTGGCGTAAGTGTTTGGAAAGTTTTAAGCGTAAAAGACGAACTTATCGCCACAAACGAACCACATGATTTGGTGCTTTATGATTATAAAGGCGAAAATTTAGGCGGAAACGGAGTGAGCTTTGACTGGAAAATTTTAAAAGATTTAAAGCCTTTTAGTTTCGCATTAGCAGGCGGTATAGACGAAACAAACGCGTTTGAAGCGCTTAAATTTAAACCTAAAATTTTGGATATAAACTCACGAGTCGAAGATGAAAATATGATAAAAATTCCAAGCAAGATAAAAGAAATTTTAGACATCGTAAATAAGGAAGAAGGCAATGAACACTAAAGCATATTTTGGCAAATTTGGCGGGCAGTTCGTGCCTGAAACGGTTATGTTCGCGCTTGAAGAGCTTGAAGAGGCTTACGAAAAGATAGCCGGTACGCAGGAATTTAAAGACGAGCTTAACGATCTACTAAAGCACTATGTCGGTCGCCCTAGCCCGCTTTATCACGCAAAGCGACTAAGCGAGCATTACGGGCATGAAATTTATCTAAAACGCGAAGATCTAAACCACACCGGCGCTCACAAGATAAATAACGCCCTCGGTCAAGCCCTATTAGCTAAAAAAATGGGCAAAAAAAAGCTCTTAGCCGAAACGGGAGCGGGGCAGCACGGAGTGGCGACTGCGACTGCTGCGGCACTGCTTGGGCTAGAGTGCGATGTGTATAT is a window of Campylobacter sp. CCUG 57310 DNA encoding:
- a CDS encoding phosphoribosylanthranilate isomerase, giving the protein MKTELKICGIKSETEAKNVLELGVKFIGVILAKSPRQVDIKTARQIANLAHKFGAKCVGVFVGASECSLTSRGEQSSCEIMEICEFARLDVAQIYGDISENLYANLKDLGVSVWKVLSVKDELIATNEPHDLVLYDYKGENLGGNGVSFDWKILKDLKPFSFALAGGIDETNAFEALKFKPKILDINSRVEDENMIKIPSKIKEILDIVNKEEGNEH
- the trpD gene encoding anthranilate phosphoribosyltransferase is translated as MILLIDNYDSFVFNVEQYIKELTDEEVISVRNDKITLEEIRKLNPSKIVLSPGPKHPKDSGICLEILKSDLNLPILGICLGHQAIGLVGGAVIKRLKKPFHGKTSFIDVLEESPLFEGLPAKFEVMRYHSLYVDELPSNLKPLAISDDGVIMALREVNRPVFGIQFHPESYFTQYGKKIIENFLNFKSEAKIQESEPANFKRFLIKLQDNVGLDDRDFEQICALIASKDYEITQLAALLVLISEKSLYPKSLASLVKNILKYSQTYRDASPMIDLCGTGGDGLKTINISTAVSFILASLGVKVAKHGNKAISSRSGSSDVLEGINLTMSNSLSTLRELLDEKNLAFFHAPFFHPLVAEVKEVRARLGIRTVFNVLGPMLNPNLSLKNQLVGVYHKPVLKLYAQTLKLLGREHALVVRGEDGLDEISLCDETKIIELKNGEIYEYSVTPEQFGFKRAFHSEIEGGTPEENAQTLVKILKGEERGAKFDIVVLNAMFALYTANFVANPMDAKDVIVKAIDSGQVYEYFKDYIGVKS